The DNA sequence GTGGGTCAAGGAGACGGCCAATCCGAAGGCGGTGAACGCGATTCTCGCCGACGGCGTACCGGTGCAGGACGGTGGCCGCTTCCCGGAGTCAGGCTACGTGTTCACCCGCCCGGTGCAGGTGGCGAAGTTCCGGATCTATCCCGACGGCGTGGGTTCAGCCGATCACGTGGAACGGTATGTCACGTCGAACCACATGTCCGCGGTACCGGACAGCCGGGTTGAGCAGCGTGCCGAGCAGGCGCGGCTGAACGCCGCTGTCGGCGACGCCGTGGTCAGCGCCGGCGGGCAGGTTTTGGTGACCGGTGACTTCAACGTCTTTCCCAGGCCGGACGATCCGTACCCGGCGTTCAAAACCGATCCGGAGCGGGCGCCCACGGACCAGCTGGCGGCGATGTACGAGCGTGGGTTCACCAATCTCCACGACGTCATCATCGACGAGGCGCCCGAGAACACGTACAGCTTCATCTTCCGGGGAGTATCGCAGATCCTGGATCACGTGTTCGTCGACGATGCCACGCTCGACGAGCTCGTCACGGCCCGCTTCATCCACGTCAACATCGACTACCCGGCTGAGGTGCCGGGCTTCGAACCTGGAAGGGGCGCCTCGGACCACGATCCGCTGTACGCCCGGTTCCGCTTCGAGGCTGTTGAAGAACCGGCGTGCACGGAGACCTTGACCGGAACCCACCTCGGGCCGCTGACCGTATCCGAAGGGGTGACCTGCCTGGAAGGTGCCGCGGTACGTGGACCGATCGAGGTGAGCGCCGGCTCGGCGCTGATCGCCGTGGAATCGCGGATCACCGGGGCGCTCCAGGCCGACGGCGCCAGAACTGTCGTGCTTTGTGGTACGTCGGTCACGGGTCCGACCAAGCTCGCCAACGGCTCGGCGGTGACCCTCGGCGATCCGGCGGCGGACTGCGCCGGCAACACCTTTGTCGGTCCGGTGGAAGTCACCGGCACGGCCGGCACAAGCGTCATCGCCGGGAACCGGATCGTGGGGCCGCTCAATTGCAGCTCGAACGACCCCGAGCCAGTCGACCACGGCGCGCCCAACACCGTGTTCGGCCCGTCCGGCGGGCAATGCCGCGAGCTGACGCACTAGCTCTCGTCGCTCGGTGATCATCAGTACGCGGTGGTCGTTCCGAGGTGATCGTCAGGGCGTCGTGGTTGCGGGTTGATGACCACAACGCCCTGACGATCACCGGGAGAAGTGGGGCGCTGCTGGCACTACAGCTCGCGCTGGAAGCCGGCGGACCAGCCTTCGATGCGATAGCCCAACGTTTCGTTGACGCTGATCATGTGGGCGTTGGAGTCCGCGTTCCAAGTCCAGATGGCTTGAATTCCCGGGCGGTCGCGCAGCACCTGCCGGAGGTTGGCGGCCTTGAGCAACAGCCCGAGCCGATGGCCGCGGTGAGCGGGGTCGACGATGGTGGTGTCCTGGAATCCGTTGTCGTCGCTCTCGCGCGATATCGACAGGGTCGTCAACCCGGTCATCGTGCCGTCCGGCAGGACGGCGACGGCGCTCCAGGTTTGACGCCCCATCTCGGCGGCCCGTTCTTCGGACTTGCGAATACGCGCTGCGTCCCAGACCTCGGCTTCATAGTCCAGCTCGCCTAGCGGTGCGTCGGTGCTCAACCTTGCCTCGAGCCGGGCGACCTCGTCGATATGTTCGTCCGGGGCCCGAACCGTCCACGTCAGTATCTCGTAGCCGGCGGCCATCGGCTCGGCTTCGTCTACGGCCTTGGCGATGGCATCGAGATCGAACGGCGGCCGCTGCACCCGGGCGATCTCGGTGATACGGCGGGTGAAGCCGTGATGCTCGGCGAAAAACGTACCAGCGGTCATGTCTGTGCTGGCTGGACCTTCGAGATAGGTCAGCAGGCTGGAACGGCCGTGCTCACGTGCGGCCTCATAGGCGGTCTGGAGCAACAGTGTGCCGACACCGCGGCGACGTGCCTCGGGCCGGACCCATATCTCCGGCTCGGCGAGCTTCAGGTTGTCTCGCAACGGCAAACCCAGCAGACCGGCTCCGACCGCCTGCCCGCCGTCTTCGGCGAGCCACAGCCGCACGTCGTGGTGTTCATGCCCTCGATAGGCAACCCGCAACTCCTGCTCGGTGAAACGGGGCCCGTTGGGATAGTCAGCGACATGGGCAGTCAAATAGACGTCGTACCAGGCTGAGAACGCGTCTTCGGTGGCAGTGATGGGGCGGATCTGCATGAGTCAAGCGTGAAGGCCCGGTGCGCCTACCGCAACGCATTTTCCCGGTGCTCAGCGCCGAAGGGCGAGCGCGCCCTCCACCACAGCCGCGAGGCCGTTGGCCACCGACTCGGCCTGTTCGGACGTCGCCGCCTCGACCATGACCCGCACCAGAGGTTCAGTGCCCGACGGGCGCAGGAGCACCCGGCCGGTATCGCCGAGTTCTGCCTCAGCGGCCGCGACGGCGTTTCGGACAGACTCGTCGGTGGCTACCCGGCTCTTGTCCACACCGGGCACGTTGATCAGTACCTGGGGCAGCTTCTCCACGACACTGGCCAGTTCGGCCAGCGAACGGCCGGTATGCGATACCTGGGCCAGCAAATGAGCGGCGGTCAGCACACCGTCACCGGTGGTGCAGTAGTCGAGCATGATCACGTGCCCGGATTGCTCGCCGCCGAGCGCGTAACCGTTCGCCTTCATCGACTCGAGTACATATCGGTCGCCCACGGCCGTGTCGATGACCGTGATGCCCGCCGACCGCATGGCCAGCCGAAGGCCCTCGTTGGACATCACCGTCGCGACCAGGGTGTCGTGACGCAGTGTTCCTTGTTCTTGCATGGCCAGTGCGAGGACGGCCAGGATCCGGTCACCGTCGATAACCTCGCCCTTGGAGTCCACCGCGAGGCAGCGATCGGCATCGCCGTCATGTGCGATACCCGCGTCGGCGCCGTGGTCGAGGACCGCCTGCGCAAGAGACTCGATGTGTGTCGAGCCACAACCGTCGTTGATGTTCAGGCCGTCTGGCTCCGCGCAGACCGTGACGACGTCCGCACCAAGCCGGCGAATGACCTCCGGCGACGCGTCGAACGCTGCCCCGTGCGCACAGTCGATGACGACCTTCAGGCCGTCGAGCCGGTACGGGGCTGAGCCCACCACATGCGTCACATAGGTTTCGAGGCCTTCGGGGTAGTCACGGACCCGCCCGACCGCCGCGCCGGTGGGCCGCTTCCAAGGCTCACGCAGCCGGGCCTCGATGGCGTCCTCGAGGGCGTCTTCGAGCTTGTGCCCACCCTTGGCGAAGAACTTGATGCCGTTGTCCGGCATCGGGTTGTGGCTGGCCGAGATCATGACGCCGAGCTCGGCCTGAAGCCGGCCGGTGAGGAAGGCTATCGCGGGTGTCGGCAGCACTCCGACTCGCAGGACGTCAAGTCCGGCGCTGGCCAGGCCCGCCACCACCGCGGCCTCGAGAAACTCGCCCGAGGCTCGCGGATCACGGCCGACGACGGCCAGCGGGCGGTCCGGCCCGAAAACGCCCGCCTCGCCCAGCACATGCGCCGCGGCGACCGACAGATCCAGTGCCAGCTCCGCGGTGAGCTCGACGTTCGCCAGACCTCGGACCCCGTCGGTACCGAACAGACTCGCCACGTTTTTCTCCTTGCTCAAACCAAGAGGCCGCTACCCCTCAGCTACTTGGTATGCCTGGCCGCAACCGCATCACATACAGTTTCGGCCCCGGAGTGAACCCCGGGGCCGAAACCATGTGAAGCGCGGCTTCAGAGGTCACGCGACCTCTTGTGCGCACTTAGCGCTTGCTGTACTGCGATGCCTTGCGAGCCTTCTTCAGTCCGGCCTTCTTGCGCTCGGTGACGCGGGCGTCACGCGTGAGGAATCCGGCCTTCTTCAGCACGGCGCGGTTGTTGTCCACGTCGGCGTCGTTGAGGGCGCGAGCCAGCGCGAGCCGTAGTGCACCGGCCTGGCCGGAAGCGCCGCCGCCATCGAGCCTGGCAACAACGTCGTAGCGGCCGTCCAGCTCAAGCTCGACGAAAGGCGAGCGGATGAGCTGCTGGTGCACCTTGTTGGGGAAGTACTCGTCCAGCGCACGGCCGTTGATCTTCCACTGGCCGCCGCCGGGGGTGATACGCACCCGGGCGATGGCCTCCTTGCGGCGACCGGTGGCGGTAGCGGGCTCGATCGCGGAGAAACGCGACGGCGTCGACTCGGAGGTGAAGCTCTCAACGGTGGTCGCGGTCTCTTCGGCCCCGTTCTCGGCTGTGGTTTCGGTCATGTCCTCGCTCACGGTGGTGGTCATGGTGTTAGTCACGCTCACTGGGTGAGCTGGCTAATCTCGTAGGAAGCCGGCTTCTGCGCCTGATGCGGGTGCTCCGGGCCTGCGTAGACCTTGAGCTTGGTGAGCATCTTCCGCCCGAGGCTGTTATGCGGAAGCATGCCCTTCACGGCCTTCTCGATGACCCGGCGCGGGTTCTTCTCGAGCAGCTCCGCATACGTGGTGGAGCGGAGCCCACCCGGGCGGCCCGAGTGCCGGTAGTCGATCTTCTGGTCCAGCTTGTTGCCGCTCAGCGCGACCTTGTCCGCATTGATGACGATGACGAAGTCACCAGCGTCGAGGTGCGGCGCGTAGACGGGCTTGTGCTTACCGCGCAGAAGAGTGGCGGTGTGGGAGGCGAGCCGGCCGAGGACGACGTCGGTGGCGTCGATGACATGCCACTGACGCTCGACGTCACCGGGCTTGGGGCTGTACGTGCGCACGGTCGTAGGCCTTCGCTTTGGTCGGTAAAAGTGATGGTTCCGGTCTTGGCGCACCCACCGCCCGACAGCGGGCAGATACCGGCACGCACAACGACGACCTAGATTACTCGCCCGAGGGCCCGGGGGTCAAAACCAGAACCTAAACCGGCGTGATCGGCCCTTCTGCCGTCGGTGGCCGACGAGGCCTCGATCAAGTAACACAACCACACAATCGGTTAGACGTCAGCGAGGACGGACGACGCGACCCTCGTCCCACACCGGCTCCGGTGACTCGTAAACCCCGCCGTCAGCGCCGAACACGAGGAACCTGTCGAAGTCTCGGGCGAACCATCTGTCGTGCGTGACAGCCAGCACTGTTCCTTCGAATGCCGCCAGCCCGTCCTGCAACGCTTCGGCCGACACCGGGTCGAGGTTGTCGGTCGGCTCGTCGAGCAGGAGCAGCGTCGCGCCGGACAACTCCAGAAGCAGGATCTGGAACCGTGCCTGCTGACCACCGGACATCGAATCGAAGCTCTGCTCGGCGGCATAGGCGAGCTCGTATCGGTCCAGTGCGCGGCTGGCTTCTTCGCGCGGCATACCCGCCCGGCGGACGTCGCCTCGGTGCAGAACCTCTAGCAGTGTGCGTCCAACCAGCTCAGGATGCTCATGCGTCTGCGCGAACCAGCCGGGCCGGACCCGCGCTCCGAGCCGGGCCAGGCCGGTGTGCGCCACCGGTGCGATCGGAACCTCGGCCACCGGCAGGTGTTCGACGTCCGGGTCGGTTCCCCCGGCGGCGAGCAGCCGCAGGAAATGTGACTTGCCCGAGCCGTTGGACCCGAGGACCGCCACTCGTTCGCCGAACCACACTTCGAGGTCGAACGGCCGCATCAGGCCGGTCAGTTCCAGCTCTTCACAGATGACCGCGCGTTTTCCCGTACGCCCTCCCCGCAGGCGCATCCGCAGGTTCTGCTCACGCGGAATCGCTTGCGGCGGCCCGGCGTCCTCGAATCGCCCCAGGCGGGTTTGCGCCGACCGGTAGCGAGAAGCCATGCCGGAGTTGTAGGCCGCCTTCTGCTTGTACATCTGCACGAGTGCCTTCAGTTTGGCGTGCTCCTCGTCCCAGCGTCGGCGCATCTCTTCCAGGCGGGAGAAACGATCCTGCCGTGCCTCGTGATAGCTCCCGAAGCTGCCCGGGTGAACCCATGCCGTGTTACCAGCAGCGCCTAGTTCGACGGTCACGACGTGGGTGGCGGTGCGGGCGAGCAGTTCGCGATCGTGGCTGACGTACAGGACGGTCTTCGGCGACTCCAGAAGGCGGTCCTCGAGCCAGCGTTTACCCGGAACGTCGAGGAAGTTGTCCGGCTCGTCCAGAAGCAGCACCTCATCGGGTCCATGCAGCAAGGCCTCCAGAACCAGCCGCTTCTGCTCGCCGCCGGACAATGACGACACGTCCCGCCAGCGGCACCGCTCGTACGGCACACCCAGCGCCTCCGTGGTGCACACATCCCACGTCACCTCGGCTTCGTAGCCACCGGCGTCGGCCCACTCGGCCAGTGCCCGCGCGTAGGCCATCTGGGTCGGTTCGTCGTCGCGCTCCATCATGACCAACTCGGCCGCGTCGACGGCGGCCGCAGCTTTACGTACCCGCGCCGGCGCGACGGAGAGCAGCAGTGACCGGACGTCCTCCGCGTCGCGGGCGACGAACTGCCGCATGATCCCCAGCCCGCCGCTTCGTGTCACCGCCCCCTTGGGTGGATGAAGATCGCCGGCGATGATACGCAGCAGGGTGGTCTTGCCGGAGCCGTTGGCGCCGACCAGGGCCACTTTGACACCGTCCCCCACCCGGAAGGAGATGTCCTCGAGTAGCACTCGCCCGTCGGGAAGAGTGAAGGAGATCGCGTTCAGGTCGACGTGGCCCACGTGGTCCAGTCTCAGGTCGCGGCTGTGGCGTTGTCGACGGAATTTCTCCGCGCCGCCTGAATCACGGCGTGCCGGTGATCCCGCCGTCCACGCGCAGGTTCACGCCGTTGATGTACCCGGCGCGAGGGCTGGCCAAGAAGGTCACCGCATCGGCTATATCGTCAGCCCGCCCGAGCCGGCCGGCCGGATTGGGCGCATACCTGGCCACGGCTTCGGCCTCCAGCCTGGTCCAGTCCACGGTCTCCGCACCCATGCGCTGCCGGAACATGCGCTCGAACGACGGAGTCCGGATCACGCCGGGGCTGACGCAATTGGCCGTGACCCCGGTGCCGGCCAGGTGTTGCGCCAGGCTAGTGGTCATGTTCACCACCGCGGCCTTGGCCGCTGAGTACTCGACCATGTTGGCCAGCGGAGTGATCACCGCGCGGCTGCCGATGTTGATCACTCGTCCCCAGCGCCGTTCTTGCATGTTGGGCAGCAACGCCTGGGTGATTTGCGCCACCGTCACGACGTTCCCGTGGTAAGTGGCCAACCAGTCCCGGGCACGGGCGTTGTTCCAGTCGTGTTCGGCGAACGGACCGGCGTTGTTGACCAGGATGTCGGTCCCGAACGCCAGGGCGGCCGAGGCAACGTCGTCGACGACGCCGTCGGCGGTCAGGTCTCCCAGCACGACACCGGTCTCGGCGCCAGCCGAGCGGAGCCGCTTGGCCGTGGCCTGTGCCGCGTCAGCGTTGCGGCCGTGGATGAGGACGGCGCAGCCCTCAGCGGCGAGCGCGTTGGCGATGGCCGCGCCGATACCGCCGCTGCTTCCAGTCACCAGCGCCCGGCGGCCAGCCAAGTCAAGATCCATGCGAGGACGCTAACAGGTGGTCCATCAGCGCATCCGCGGCGCTATCAGGCGCGCGAGCATCCTCGTCACGGCGGGCGCCGGTGGCCCGCGATTCGAGTCCGGCCCGGCGGTGCGAGGATTTCGTATGTGAACGAGCCCGACCCTTCACCCCGCCATGGATGACGGCCCCACCACCCGGTCTTCCCCGCCCGCTCTGGCCGCGGCCCGCGGCCAGACGTCTCACTGGTCCCGACGACGGCGCTCTAAGGGCTCCCGGCCGTTAGCGGCGACCCGCGCCACATTCGCGATGTTGTACGCCGTGGACGGCGCCATCCTGCCGTTCTTCTCGGTCTTCCTCGCTCGCGCTCACGGCCTCAGTGCCGGTCAGATCGGCCTCGTGCTGGCGATCGGCGGAGCAGCCAGTATCCCGGCGCCGTTCCTGCTGAGTATGCTCGCCGACCGGTTCGGCCGGGCGGTACGGCTGCTCATGCTGGTGCTGACTGGATCGGCCCTCACCTTGCTGGCTATGACCGTCGCGGACGGCTACTGGCAGATCGCACTTGTGTACGCGCTTTTCATGGTGGTGCACGAATCAGCGAGGCCACTGTTGGACGGCGTCTTCTTCAAGGCGCAACGCCGCACCGCGCAGCTGCGGACCGTGAGCTATCACCGGGTCCGGATCTGGGGCACCTTCGGCTTCATGGTCCCGGGCGTGGTGATCTACTTCGCCATGTCCGACGACACCTCGCTCGCCGGGCTCCCCGCGGTAGCAAGCGGCCTAGCTCTGCTCGCCGTCGTGTCCGCCTTTCATCTGCCGACGCGCCGGGCGCCGGGCGGTGCTCCCGAGAAGACCAAGAATCAGCTGGCGAGCTCGTCGTTGCCGGAGCTGTTCAAGGCAGCGGGAGCGTTGCTCAAACGGCCCACCACGGCTGTGTTCGTCCTCGCCATGTTCTGCATGCAGACGTCGTTCACCGCCTACTCGGTTTTCTATCCCTTGCACGTGACCGACGTCGTGGGGCTGGCTCCGCGGTGGCTCGGTCTCATCACCAACGTGGGTGTCTTCATCGAGCTGGGATACATGGCCGCCTTCGCATGGTTCGTGCGCCGGCTGGGCTGGCGTTGGCTGATGGTCGCCGGAGCGATCGCGGCCGCGCTCCGGTTGGTTCTGCTCGCTGCCTTGCCGACGGCCGGCGTCGCCGTCGGCACCCAAGTGGTGCACGGCCTGGTGATCATCGTGCTGATGGTCGCCAGCAGGGTCGTCTTGGACCAGCAGGCTTCGAGCGCGATCCGGCACACCGCTCAAGGACTGTTCGCGATGATCGTGATAGGTGGTGGGCGCATCGCGGGCAGCGCTATCGGGGGCCTGATCGCGGCGCACAGCATCTCGGCGTTGTTCTGGAGCGCCGCCGCGCTCTCCGGGTTCGCCGCCGTACTGCTGGCATGGTGCCTCCGCCATTTCCACAGCGACCATCCGACGTGAGACTGCTTGCCCGAACACTTCACCTCGGGGCGTCATAAGGCGCACCATGGAAGTACAGGAGGTGGTCACCATGACGTTGGCCAGCTGGAACATCGATGTCGCCCTGAGCGAGGACGATACCTACACCGATGCCACCGCGACCTTGCATCTGCCCGACGGCACGAACCTACAGGCCCAGGGGCACGCGAAACGCAACCCCGCTGATCCGGCTCAACCGCAGATCGGTGAGGAGATCGCGACCGCACGGGCGTTGTCCAGCCTCGTCGACCAGCTACTCGGCAAGGCAGCCGACGAGATCGAACAGGTCACGCACGAGCCCGCACACCTGAACGCCTGACGGCCGCGTCGGTGATCGTCAGGGCGTTGTGGTCGTGATCTCACAACCACGACGCGCTGACGATCACCCCATCACGACCACAACGCCCTGACGATCACTGAGCCACGGGCCGCAGCGACGGGTCGTGGAGGTGGCACGCCACGTCCACGTCGTTCTGCCGGAGCAGGCCCGGGTCGATTCCGGTCCGGAA is a window from the Phytoactinopolyspora mesophila genome containing:
- a CDS encoding MFS transporter, with amino-acid sequence MDDGPTTRSSPPALAAARGQTSHWSRRRRSKGSRPLAATRATFAMLYAVDGAILPFFSVFLARAHGLSAGQIGLVLAIGGAASIPAPFLLSMLADRFGRAVRLLMLVLTGSALTLLAMTVADGYWQIALVYALFMVVHESARPLLDGVFFKAQRRTAQLRTVSYHRVRIWGTFGFMVPGVVIYFAMSDDTSLAGLPAVASGLALLAVVSAFHLPTRRAPGGAPEKTKNQLASSSLPELFKAAGALLKRPTTAVFVLAMFCMQTSFTAYSVFYPLHVTDVVGLAPRWLGLITNVGVFIELGYMAAFAWFVRRLGWRWLMVAGAIAAALRLVLLAALPTAGVAVGTQVVHGLVIIVLMVASRVVLDQQASSAIRHTAQGLFAMIVIGGGRIAGSAIGGLIAAHSISALFWSAAALSGFAAVLLAWCLRHFHSDHPT
- the rplM gene encoding 50S ribosomal protein L13, with amino-acid sequence MRTYSPKPGDVERQWHVIDATDVVLGRLASHTATLLRGKHKPVYAPHLDAGDFVIVINADKVALSGNKLDQKIDYRHSGRPGGLRSTTYAELLEKNPRRVIEKAVKGMLPHNSLGRKMLTKLKVYAGPEHPHQAQKPASYEISQLTQ
- the glmM gene encoding phosphoglucosamine mutase; its protein translation is MASLFGTDGVRGLANVELTAELALDLSVAAAHVLGEAGVFGPDRPLAVVGRDPRASGEFLEAAVVAGLASAGLDVLRVGVLPTPAIAFLTGRLQAELGVMISASHNPMPDNGIKFFAKGGHKLEDALEDAIEARLREPWKRPTGAAVGRVRDYPEGLETYVTHVVGSAPYRLDGLKVVIDCAHGAAFDASPEVIRRLGADVVTVCAEPDGLNINDGCGSTHIESLAQAVLDHGADAGIAHDGDADRCLAVDSKGEVIDGDRILAVLALAMQEQGTLRHDTLVATVMSNEGLRLAMRSAGITVIDTAVGDRYVLESMKANGYALGGEQSGHVIMLDYCTTGDGVLTAAHLLAQVSHTGRSLAELASVVEKLPQVLINVPGVDKSRVATDESVRNAVAAAEAELGDTGRVLLRPSGTEPLVRVMVEAATSEQAESVANGLAAVVEGALALRR
- a CDS encoding SDR family NAD(P)-dependent oxidoreductase, yielding MDLDLAGRRALVTGSSGGIGAAIANALAAEGCAVLIHGRNADAAQATAKRLRSAGAETGVVLGDLTADGVVDDVASAALAFGTDILVNNAGPFAEHDWNNARARDWLATYHGNVVTVAQITQALLPNMQERRWGRVINIGSRAVITPLANMVEYSAAKAAVVNMTTSLAQHLAGTGVTANCVSPGVIRTPSFERMFRQRMGAETVDWTRLEAEAVARYAPNPAGRLGRADDIADAVTFLASPRAGYINGVNLRVDGGITGTP
- a CDS encoding DUF1876 domain-containing protein, producing MEVQEVVTMTLASWNIDVALSEDDTYTDATATLHLPDGTNLQAQGHAKRNPADPAQPQIGEEIATARALSSLVDQLLGKAADEIEQVTHEPAHLNA
- a CDS encoding GNAT family N-acetyltransferase encodes the protein MQIRPITATEDAFSAWYDVYLTAHVADYPNGPRFTEQELRVAYRGHEHHDVRLWLAEDGGQAVGAGLLGLPLRDNLKLAEPEIWVRPEARRRGVGTLLLQTAYEAAREHGRSSLLTYLEGPASTDMTAGTFFAEHHGFTRRITEIARVQRPPFDLDAIAKAVDEAEPMAAGYEILTWTVRAPDEHIDEVARLEARLSTDAPLGELDYEAEVWDAARIRKSEERAAEMGRQTWSAVAVLPDGTMTGLTTLSISRESDDNGFQDTTIVDPAHRGHRLGLLLKAANLRQVLRDRPGIQAIWTWNADSNAHMISVNETLGYRIEGWSAGFQREL
- the rpsI gene encoding 30S ribosomal protein S9, whose translation is MTETTAENGAEETATTVESFTSESTPSRFSAIEPATATGRRKEAIARVRITPGGGQWKINGRALDEYFPNKVHQQLIRSPFVELELDGRYDVVARLDGGGASGQAGALRLALARALNDADVDNNRAVLKKAGFLTRDARVTERKKAGLKKARKASQYSKR
- a CDS encoding ATP-binding cassette domain-containing protein, with the protein product MGHVDLNAISFTLPDGRVLLEDISFRVGDGVKVALVGANGSGKTTLLRIIAGDLHPPKGAVTRSGGLGIMRQFVARDAEDVRSLLLSVAPARVRKAAAAVDAAELVMMERDDEPTQMAYARALAEWADAGGYEAEVTWDVCTTEALGVPYERCRWRDVSSLSGGEQKRLVLEALLHGPDEVLLLDEPDNFLDVPGKRWLEDRLLESPKTVLYVSHDRELLARTATHVVTVELGAAGNTAWVHPGSFGSYHEARQDRFSRLEEMRRRWDEEHAKLKALVQMYKQKAAYNSGMASRYRSAQTRLGRFEDAGPPQAIPREQNLRMRLRGGRTGKRAVICEELELTGLMRPFDLEVWFGERVAVLGSNGSGKSHFLRLLAAGGTDPDVEHLPVAEVPIAPVAHTGLARLGARVRPGWFAQTHEHPELVGRTLLEVLHRGDVRRAGMPREEASRALDRYELAYAAEQSFDSMSGGQQARFQILLLELSGATLLLLDEPTDNLDPVSAEALQDGLAAFEGTVLAVTHDRWFARDFDRFLVFGADGGVYESPEPVWDEGRVVRPR